In Ruania alkalisoli, the DNA window CGAATGTTCTGCTCCTGCACTGCCACGACCTCGGTCGCTACCTCGGTTCCTATGGGATCGACACGGTGCAGACCCCGCACCTGGATGCGTTGGCAGCTGACGGCGTCCGGTTCGATCAGGCCTTCTGCACGGCCCCGCAGTGCAGCCCCTCGAGGGCGTCGCTGTTCACCGGGCGCTACCCGCACGCGGCCGGCGTGAACGGGCTCACCCACGCTCAGTTCGCGTGGGACCTGAACGACGACGAACGCCACCTGGCCCTGGAGCTGCAGGAGGCGGGGTATGCCACCTCGTTGCTGGGCGTGCAGCACGAGTCCCGCGGCAACGGCTCCACCGAGGCGATGGCCGCACGGCTGGGTTTCGACCGGCTGGTGTTGGATCGGGAGATCGGCCACCCCTGCAAGGCCGAGGACGTGGCCACCCATGCGCGGGACGAGATCACGCGGTTCGCTGCGGGGGATCGGCCCTTCTACCTGCAGGTGGGCTTCGTCGAACCGCACCGGCTCCCCGGGTTCAGCCGCTCCGAGCCTGGGTATATGGGCTTCATCAGCGACTACATGGAGCCCGACGACGAGCGCGGCGTCACGATCCCGCCTTACATCGCCGACGAGGGTGAGAGCACCCGGGACGAGCTGGCCGAACTGCAGGGCGCGATCCGTTACCTCGATGCCCAGGTGGGCTGCGTCTTCGCGGCCCTCGAGGAGACGGGGCAGGCCGAGAACACGCTCGTCATCTTCACCACCGACCACGGAGTCGCACTGCCGCGGGCGAAGTGCGCACTCTACGATC includes these proteins:
- a CDS encoding sulfatase family protein; the protein is MSADHPDLDPTRRPEPAPVTTPNVLLLHCHDLGRYLGSYGIDTVQTPHLDALAADGVRFDQAFCTAPQCSPSRASLFTGRYPHAAGVNGLTHAQFAWDLNDDERHLALELQEAGYATSLLGVQHESRGNGSTEAMAARLGFDRLVLDREIGHPCKAEDVATHARDEITRFAAGDRPFYLQVGFVEPHRLPGFSRSEPGYMGFISDYMEPDDERGVTIPPYIADEGESTRDELAELQGAIRYLDAQVGCVFAALEETGQAENTLVIFTTDHGVALPRAKCALYDPGLEVAWVMRCPALGWTGGMRVDEMVSNIDLFPTVLEVAGVRPRNEIHGRSLRPLLDRTDAASGADAAGPGGRGTLAVERHPGRSHIFGEMTYHDYYDPRRCVRSRSHKLIANFTAAPEFMDSSQSWRPRTMPTTPVRAYHPPIELYDLRTDPHETQNVADEAGYAEIRAELLRELYTWMRETGDPLLGGAVTSPLHELSVSLLAAAGEPVASSG